In Rubrobacter radiotolerans DSM 5868, a genomic segment contains:
- a CDS encoding CBS domain-containing protein — MEQEDIRRLAVRDVMHENWPALDPEATVEEAIKLFAKEGVSGAVVVESGPEGRRLVGIVTEGDLIFRDAEVEMPGFLDILGGMIPLGDWREYREETLKSAGVTVGQVMTRDVLTVDPDDTIAEAATLMADRRLKILPVVDKRDESDPENRTLRGVLTRMDILTLHILDPSP, encoded by the coding sequence ATGGAGCAGGAAGACATCAGGCGCCTCGCGGTCCGGGACGTGATGCACGAGAACTGGCCCGCGCTCGACCCCGAGGCGACGGTCGAGGAGGCGATAAAGCTCTTTGCGAAGGAGGGCGTCTCCGGGGCGGTCGTGGTGGAGAGCGGACCGGAGGGAAGGCGGCTCGTCGGGATCGTAACGGAGGGGGACCTGATCTTCCGGGATGCCGAGGTCGAGATGCCCGGCTTTCTCGACATCCTCGGGGGCATGATCCCTTTGGGCGACTGGCGCGAGTACCGCGAGGAGACCTTGAAGAGCGCAGGCGTTACCGTGGGCCAGGTCATGACGCGCGACGTCCTGACCGTCGACCCGGACGACACGATCGCCGAGGCCGCCACGCTCATGGCCGACCGGAGGCTCAAGATCCTCCCCGTCGTAGACAAGCGCGACGAGAGCGACCCGGAGAACCGGACCCTGCGCGGCGTCCTGACCCGCATGGACATCCTCACCCTGCACATACTCGATCCGAGCCCGTGA
- the alr gene encoding alanine racemase — MRTWAEVDLSALRHNVRTLRRRAADTPLMAVVKADAYGHGAPRIARAAVEAGADSLAVVTVEEGEELRRAGVDAPVLVFTDLPPEELRRARALGFTVTAHSTQSARLIASVGGLKAHLKVNTGMNRWGVEPEEVGEAVRLLGDSMTGVYTHFACADDPDGPGRRETEAQIRTFERVLAARSFAGTLVHAANSAGTLWWPAARYGCVRPGVALYGLHPAGGDPEGEGLRPVMALKSYVASVRRLAPGEGVSYGFTYRAARETAAATVPVGYAEGYRRALSGRSEALIGGRRRPLLGRITMDASVFECDADTQVGDEVVLLGEQGPERVTAEELGRLAGTINYEVTTGVNPRRVERRYV; from the coding sequence GTGAGGACCTGGGCCGAGGTAGACCTCTCCGCTCTGCGGCACAACGTCCGGACCCTCCGGCGCCGTGCGGCGGACACGCCCCTCATGGCCGTCGTCAAGGCCGACGCCTACGGCCACGGCGCGCCTCGCATCGCTCGCGCCGCCGTCGAGGCCGGGGCCGACTCTCTTGCCGTCGTTACGGTCGAGGAGGGCGAGGAGCTTCGCCGGGCCGGGGTAGACGCCCCGGTCCTCGTCTTTACCGACCTCCCGCCAGAGGAGCTGCGCCGCGCGAGGGCGCTCGGCTTCACCGTTACGGCTCACTCGACGCAGAGCGCCCGGCTTATCGCCTCGGTCGGGGGCCTGAAGGCCCACCTGAAGGTCAACACCGGGATGAACCGCTGGGGCGTCGAGCCGGAGGAGGTCGGGGAGGCCGTTCGGCTTCTCGGGGACTCGATGACGGGCGTGTACACGCACTTCGCCTGCGCCGACGACCCGGACGGTCCCGGGAGACGGGAGACGGAGGCCCAGATCCGGACCTTCGAGCGGGTCCTCGCCGCGCGCTCCTTCGCCGGGACGCTCGTCCACGCCGCAAACTCCGCCGGGACGCTCTGGTGGCCCGCCGCGCGCTACGGCTGCGTCCGGCCCGGCGTCGCGCTCTACGGCCTGCACCCGGCGGGGGGCGACCCGGAGGGTGAAGGTCTCAGGCCCGTAATGGCCCTGAAGAGCTACGTCGCGAGCGTGCGGCGGCTCGCGCCGGGGGAGGGTGTATCCTATGGATTTACGTACCGGGCGGCGCGGGAAACGGCCGCCGCGACCGTCCCGGTCGGGTACGCCGAGGGCTACCGGAGGGCGCTCTCCGGCCGCTCGGAGGCCCTGATCGGGGGCCGCAGAAGGCCGCTTCTCGGGAGGATCACGATGGACGCCTCGGTCTTTGAGTGCGACGCGGACACGCAGGTCGGGGACGAGGTGGTGCTGCTCGGGGAGCAGGGACCGGAGAGGGTTACGGCCGAAGAGCTAGGTCGGCTCGCCGGGACGATAAACTACGAGGTAACGACCGGGGTCAACCCCCGGAGAGTCGAGAGGAGATACGTCTAG
- a CDS encoding HD domain-containing protein gives MVPESPGPLRVLDDLLRPPFDGDGPEAEAVLDVVPELAPSRGVEQSGYHHLDTLGHVFEVVRLTGLELEAGEIGARVPPERHGALLFAALLHDVAKPITRGEIGGRVLFVAHDTVGAHVAGEVALRLGVPALYADLAFTLTALHLKIGFMESERTDYPPERLVPAAGAFGEELAVLSWADRLAAQGPNLQRKHLDRHRDLCTRFLAASREAGPHSEPDYAGIREDLGPGAPEPEVGLVAARARLYEVRGARPKEALAAAARTVRARS, from the coding sequence TTGGTCCCGGAGAGCCCCGGGCCTCTGAGGGTCCTCGACGACCTCTTGCGACCGCCTTTCGACGGAGACGGTCCCGAGGCGGAGGCGGTGCTCGACGTCGTTCCGGAGCTTGCGCCCTCGCGCGGCGTCGAGCAGAGCGGCTACCATCACCTCGACACCCTGGGACACGTCTTCGAGGTCGTGCGCCTGACGGGGCTCGAGCTCGAGGCGGGGGAGATCGGGGCCCGCGTCCCGCCCGAGCGTCACGGCGCGCTCCTTTTTGCCGCGCTTCTGCACGATGTTGCGAAGCCGATCACGCGCGGGGAGATCGGAGGCCGCGTCCTCTTCGTCGCGCACGACACGGTCGGGGCGCACGTCGCCGGGGAGGTCGCTCTGAGGCTCGGTGTTCCGGCGCTCTACGCCGACCTCGCCTTCACCCTGACGGCGCTCCACCTGAAGATCGGCTTCATGGAGAGCGAGCGCACCGACTACCCGCCCGAGCGGCTCGTCCCGGCGGCCGGAGCCTTCGGCGAGGAGCTCGCCGTGCTCTCCTGGGCCGATCGGCTCGCCGCACAGGGACCGAACCTCCAGAGAAAGCACCTCGACCGCCACCGGGATCTCTGCACCCGTTTCCTTGCTGCTAGCCGCGAGGCAGGGCCTCACTCCGAGCCCGACTACGCCGGGATACGGGAGGACCTCGGCCCCGGCGCTCCGGAGCCCGAGGTCGGGCTCGTCGCGGCCCGGGCGCGGCTCTACGAGGTGCGGGGCGCCCGGCCGAAGGAGGCCCTTGCGGCCGCTGCGAGGACGGTCCGCGCTCGCAGCTAG
- a CDS encoding PspC domain-containing protein: protein MFGIERTTQDRWLLGVCGGIGRRIDWNPNIVRLITVLAAFVIPGVSIFMVAAVYIVLGLILPESPDF, encoded by the coding sequence ATGTTCGGGATCGAGAGAACGACGCAGGACCGCTGGCTTCTCGGGGTCTGCGGCGGCATCGGACGCAGAATAGACTGGAACCCGAACATCGTCCGGCTCATCACGGTCCTTGCGGCGTTCGTGATCCCCGGTGTCTCTATCTTTATGGTCGCCGCGGTCTACATCGTCCTCGGCTTGATCCTCCCGGAGAGCCCGGACTTCTAG
- a CDS encoding uracil-DNA glycosylase encodes MDFARAQKEALGCTKCALRRSRTQVVFGDGPLNARLFAVAEAPGFNEDREGRPFQGASGMLFDRLLESIGLDRGEVYLTTLVKCLPPGSPPRGPKPAELGSCREYLMSQVSAVDPKVILALGETASRLLTGRKEALAKIRGRAIPLDGRYVVPVFSLRKALYTPADRDLLVSDFSRLPELLDAERPATYETHNVLTVPESGREPVQPGLW; translated from the coding sequence ATGGACTTCGCCCGAGCACAGAAGGAGGCCCTCGGCTGCACGAAGTGCGCGCTCCGGCGCTCGCGCACGCAGGTCGTGTTCGGAGATGGACCTTTGAACGCCCGGCTCTTCGCCGTCGCGGAGGCTCCGGGCTTCAACGAGGACCGCGAGGGCAGGCCCTTCCAGGGCGCCTCCGGGATGCTCTTCGACCGGCTCCTTGAGTCGATCGGGCTCGACCGCGGCGAGGTCTACCTGACGACGCTCGTGAAGTGCCTGCCGCCCGGCTCGCCGCCCCGGGGACCGAAGCCCGCCGAGCTTGGAAGCTGCCGGGAGTACCTGATGAGCCAGGTCTCCGCCGTCGACCCGAAGGTAATCCTTGCGCTCGGCGAGACGGCGAGCCGCCTTCTGACGGGACGCAAGGAGGCGCTCGCAAAGATAAGGGGGCGGGCGATACCCCTCGACGGGCGCTACGTCGTGCCGGTCTTCTCGCTGAGAAAGGCCCTCTACACCCCCGCCGACCGCGACCTGCTCGTCTCTGACTTCTCCCGCCTGCCCGAGCTTCTCGACGCCGAGCGTCCCGCCACCTACGAGACGCACAACGTCCTGACGGTCCCGGAGAGCGGCCGGGAGCCGGTCCAGCCGGGGCTCTGGTAG
- the tsaE gene encoding tRNA (adenosine(37)-N6)-threonylcarbamoyltransferase complex ATPase subunit type 1 TsaE: MEFRGLDQDALERLAGRLARRLKAGDVVVLSGEVGAGKTTFTRAACAALGVAARVTSPTYQLARSYSVDGVEDGADRKITSVNHLDLYRVDATGSIAVRDALDLDEYLTPGSVTFIEWAEPAAGVLREPTVILFEHESETTRRLSVRGPLARRFEKDGEDPSC; encoded by the coding sequence TTGGAGTTTCGCGGACTGGATCAGGACGCCCTCGAACGCCTCGCCGGACGGCTCGCCCGTCGCCTAAAGGCCGGGGACGTCGTTGTTCTCTCCGGGGAGGTCGGGGCGGGCAAGACAACCTTTACCCGCGCAGCCTGCGCCGCGCTCGGGGTCGCCGCTCGCGTGACGAGCCCGACCTACCAGCTCGCCCGCTCCTACAGCGTCGACGGCGTCGAGGACGGGGCGGACCGCAAGATAACGAGCGTCAACCACCTCGATCTCTACCGGGTGGACGCGACCGGCAGTATCGCCGTCCGGGACGCGCTCGACCTCGACGAGTACCTGACGCCCGGGAGCGTGACCTTTATCGAGTGGGCCGAGCCCGCCGCCGGGGTTCTCCGCGAGCCGACCGTGATCCTCTTCGAGCACGAGAGCGAGACGACCCGGCGCCTGAGCGTCCGGGGTCCGCTCGCTCGCCGCTTCGAGAAGGACGGGGAGGACCCGTCGTGCTAG
- the tsaB gene encoding tRNA (adenosine(37)-N6)-threonylcarbamoyltransferase complex dimerization subunit type 1 TsaB, translated as MLVLALEASTPVVSAALARVERDGDEERRDLLAEVVLAGAGTSEGLLPAVEAALSLSGREFSEVEGIVVGLGPGTFTGIRIAAATARSLAFGSDGSVALMRGSTLAALAAPALAVRREVLAVLDARRGEVFARSFLRGEGLEVAEESILCARPEELVADLASASGEPLLVGDGAVRYRDELSDLGEIPPDDSPLHRATAGGLVLSASLESVPPERVIPVYVREPDAEVRRDLNPWLRR; from the coding sequence GTGCTAGTCCTTGCGCTCGAAGCCTCGACCCCGGTCGTGAGCGCCGCGCTCGCTCGCGTCGAGCGCGACGGAGACGAGGAGCGGCGGGACCTTCTCGCGGAGGTCGTGCTGGCGGGAGCGGGCACGTCGGAGGGACTCCTCCCGGCGGTCGAGGCCGCGCTCTCGCTCTCGGGCCGGGAGTTCTCCGAGGTGGAGGGGATCGTTGTCGGGCTCGGTCCCGGGACGTTTACCGGGATAAGGATCGCCGCCGCGACCGCCCGCTCGCTCGCCTTCGGCTCGGACGGCTCCGTCGCCCTGATGCGCGGCTCGACCCTCGCCGCCCTCGCCGCTCCGGCGCTCGCGGTCCGCCGGGAGGTCCTCGCCGTTCTCGACGCCCGGCGCGGGGAGGTCTTTGCCCGCAGCTTCCTGCGCGGCGAGGGCCTTGAGGTCGCGGAGGAGTCCATTCTCTGCGCAAGACCGGAGGAACTCGTTGCAGATCTCGCCAGCGCCTCCGGGGAGCCGCTCCTTGTCGGGGACGGGGCCGTGCGCTACCGGGACGAGCTTTCGGACCTGGGGGAGATCCCACCTGATGACTCGCCGCTTCACCGGGCGACGGCGGGCGGGCTCGTCCTGTCCGCGAGCCTTGAGTCCGTCCCGCCCGAGCGGGTCATCCCGGTCTACGTCCGGGAGCCCGACGCCGAGGTCCGGCGCGACCTCAACCCGTGGCTTCGCCGGTAG
- the rimI gene encoding ribosomal protein S18-alanine N-acetyltransferase, whose amino-acid sequence MASPVVAVREMTLEDLPAVMEVDGRCMSAPWSAGVWRGELASPLGLHLVAEVEGRVVAQIGTKRILDELHVTTLAVLPEHRRHGLGRALLRAALERTEGARRVVLEVRSRNEGAILFYRSLGFAAVGTRPRYYGDDDALVMSLDVSPQEERF is encoded by the coding sequence GTGGCTTCGCCGGTAGTAGCCGTCCGGGAGATGACCCTCGAAGACCTCCCGGCGGTGATGGAGGTGGACGGCCGGTGCATGTCGGCTCCCTGGAGCGCGGGCGTCTGGCGCGGTGAGCTTGCGAGCCCGCTCGGGCTGCACCTCGTCGCCGAGGTCGAGGGCAGGGTCGTGGCACAGATCGGGACGAAGCGCATCCTCGATGAGCTTCACGTAACTACGCTCGCGGTCCTGCCGGAGCACCGCAGGCACGGGCTCGGCAGGGCCCTTCTCCGGGCTGCCCTCGAACGGACGGAGGGCGCGCGACGCGTCGTCCTGGAGGTAAGGTCGAGGAACGAGGGGGCGATCCTCTTCTACAGAAGCCTCGGCTTCGCCGCCGTCGGCACGAGGCCTCGCTACTACGGCGACGACGACGCGCTCGTGATGTCCCTCGACGTATCCCCGCAAGAGGAGCGGTTCTAG
- the tsaD gene encoding tRNA (adenosine(37)-N6)-threonylcarbamoyltransferase complex transferase subunit TsaD: MILAIETSCDDTCAAVLTPDGRRALSNVVHTQTEHDRYGGVVPEVASRAHLERMEGVIATALERAGVSLSDVERVAVTVRPGLIGALLVGVAAAKGLAFARRLPLVPVDHLKGHVAAAYLERPDLRPPFVALIASGGHTALYNVAEDRSMELLGETLDDAAGEALDKGARMLGLGFPGGPAISKAARDGDPERHDFPVGLRDKKNLDFSFSGLKTSLLYKLKAMGPGEVEAELPHLAAGYEAAVVAALSGKLLRAARERGARSVVVAGGVAANGLLRKTLAGECERRGLDLVIPEPALCTDNAAMIGAASVDAEALPFPDYLPVTARSV, encoded by the coding sequence GTGATCCTCGCTATCGAGACCTCTTGTGACGATACCTGCGCCGCCGTCCTGACGCCGGACGGCCGACGCGCTCTCTCTAACGTGGTCCACACGCAGACCGAGCACGACCGCTACGGCGGCGTCGTTCCCGAGGTCGCCTCCCGGGCCCATCTGGAGCGGATGGAGGGCGTGATCGCCACCGCGCTGGAGCGCGCCGGGGTCAGCCTCAGCGACGTCGAGCGCGTCGCGGTGACGGTCCGGCCGGGCCTGATCGGGGCCCTCCTCGTCGGGGTCGCGGCGGCGAAGGGTCTCGCCTTTGCCCGGAGGCTCCCGCTCGTGCCGGTGGACCACCTCAAGGGACACGTCGCCGCGGCCTACCTGGAGCGTCCGGACCTCCGGCCGCCGTTTGTCGCGCTTATCGCTTCGGGCGGGCACACCGCGCTCTACAACGTCGCAGAGGACCGCTCGATGGAGCTTCTCGGGGAGACGCTCGACGACGCGGCCGGGGAGGCTCTGGACAAGGGCGCGCGGATGCTCGGGCTCGGTTTCCCGGGGGGACCGGCGATCTCGAAGGCCGCAAGAGACGGCGACCCGGAGCGGCACGACTTCCCCGTAGGTCTCCGGGACAAAAAGAACCTCGACTTCTCGTTCTCCGGGCTCAAAACGAGCCTGCTCTACAAGCTGAAGGCGATGGGGCCGGGGGAGGTAGAGGCCGAGCTTCCGCACCTTGCGGCGGGCTACGAGGCGGCCGTCGTGGCGGCGCTCTCGGGGAAGCTCTTGCGGGCGGCGCGGGAACGGGGGGCGCGCTCGGTCGTCGTGGCGGGCGGGGTGGCGGCCAACGGCCTGCTGCGAAAGACGCTCGCCGGGGAGTGCGAACGGCGCGGCCTCGACCTCGTGATCCCGGAGCCCGCGCTGTGCACGGACAACGCCGCCATGATCGGAGCCGCCTCCGTGGACGCCGAAGCCCTCCCGTTCCCGGACTACCTCCCGGTTACGGCCCGGAGCGTCTAG
- a CDS encoding M23 family metallopeptidase, with product MRFGWSRLAYLLITLTLLATLVKLSAVPTGASPGETASSPLSALRESSSFRDGSLEDVSPEALEAVSGVLKGSGNAEADLAGHDGGRAPGAGDHTAEKEAGEDPLDHDHAASGPGDHAHEAAQTSLYRDVDFRVEAPVFYRPAVEGRVGSRTDGTRRSSGGRGGAKVCENVNAAPPGAKIIFPMTSEFFDSYEDTWGAARPQGGHEGTDLMAPDGAPEFAMTDGTVVPVSGSNANGWNTLGGYTVMIRADYSIGPVEEGDLFYYAHLNQPTKLRPGDAVRAGDVVGYAGDTGEGPEGTRGGFPSHLHLGWYDLGGDRSQVASGAMNPYPLLEWIKANGGSIKGGENVPYCVAEQPATPTPSTGGSWPFPANPGVRPDMDTGSGSPAPTPSAAPRPSAESSPTLTPDRHDGSRPGTGGGAEGPANNTGNGNTGNGNGGGNATAGEEPVATPGQDAGETTGVGAGAAISPGSPQPPAGGLSGEASGGAPTGDATGEATGDAPAGVSLPVEAPGELTEGGPATGPDRAKLPKGFWSLSRAERIHHLLRLERLGFDLPARLERWLEAALGADEPGRDRPANGAPSSPGEGPAGETPDSGDKDGAEESGAPGAHCESGDAGALKNGAPPEQGCNGEPESAGGTSGDTEEDSSPRDDEPDSAAEGQYRSADDEQYGDEKPDNPGAAPDESGSNGSP from the coding sequence ATGAGGTTCGGCTGGAGTCGGCTGGCTTATCTCCTGATCACGCTCACCCTCCTCGCCACGCTCGTGAAGCTCTCGGCCGTCCCGACCGGCGCGAGCCCGGGGGAGACGGCCTCGTCTCCGCTCTCCGCTCTCCGGGAGAGCTCGTCCTTCCGCGATGGTTCGCTCGAAGACGTTAGCCCCGAGGCCCTCGAAGCGGTCTCCGGCGTCCTTAAGGGCTCCGGGAACGCCGAGGCCGACCTCGCGGGTCACGACGGCGGCCGCGCTCCGGGCGCAGGCGATCACACCGCAGAGAAAGAGGCCGGGGAAGATCCCCTGGACCACGACCACGCCGCAAGCGGCCCCGGCGATCACGCCCACGAGGCGGCGCAGACGAGCCTCTACCGGGACGTTGACTTCAGAGTAGAGGCGCCGGTTTTCTACCGGCCCGCGGTCGAGGGCCGGGTCGGGTCGCGGACGGATGGCACGAGGCGCTCCTCGGGCGGCCGGGGCGGGGCAAAGGTCTGCGAGAACGTGAACGCCGCGCCGCCCGGAGCGAAGATAATCTTCCCGATGACCAGCGAGTTCTTCGACTCCTACGAGGACACCTGGGGCGCGGCGCGTCCGCAGGGCGGTCACGAGGGGACCGACCTCATGGCCCCCGATGGCGCGCCGGAGTTCGCCATGACCGACGGGACGGTCGTCCCGGTGAGCGGTTCGAACGCGAACGGCTGGAACACCCTGGGCGGTTACACGGTCATGATCCGGGCCGACTACTCGATAGGTCCGGTCGAGGAGGGCGACCTCTTCTACTACGCGCACCTGAACCAGCCGACGAAGCTGAGGCCGGGCGATGCCGTTCGGGCCGGGGACGTCGTCGGGTACGCCGGTGATACGGGCGAGGGGCCGGAGGGCACGCGCGGCGGCTTCCCGTCGCACCTGCACCTCGGCTGGTACGACCTCGGGGGCGACCGCTCGCAGGTCGCCTCGGGCGCGATGAACCCGTACCCGCTCCTTGAGTGGATCAAGGCCAACGGCGGCTCCATCAAGGGCGGCGAGAACGTCCCGTACTGCGTCGCTGAGCAGCCCGCAACCCCGACCCCCTCGACCGGCGGGAGCTGGCCGTTCCCGGCGAACCCGGGGGTCAGGCCGGACATGGACACCGGCTCCGGGAGCCCCGCCCCGACCCCGTCGGCCGCGCCGCGACCTTCGGCCGAGTCGTCCCCGACCCTCACCCCGGACCGACACGACGGCTCCCGCCCCGGGACCGGCGGAGGCGCGGAAGGGCCCGCAAACAACACCGGCAACGGGAACACCGGCAACGGGAACGGCGGGGGCAACGCGACCGCCGGAGAGGAGCCGGTGGCGACTCCCGGGCAGGACGCTGGAGAGACCACCGGGGTGGGGGCGGGGGCGGCGATCTCCCCCGGCTCTCCGCAGCCGCCGGCCGGCGGACTGTCCGGTGAGGCTTCGGGCGGAGCGCCGACCGGAGATGCAACCGGTGAGGCGACCGGCGACGCTCCCGCCGGAGTTTCGCTCCCGGTGGAAGCGCCGGGAGAACTGACGGAGGGTGGACCGGCGACCGGGCCGGACAGGGCTAAGCTCCCGAAGGGATTCTGGAGCCTGAGTCGGGCGGAGAGGATCCACCACCTCCTCAGGCTGGAGCGTCTCGGTTTCGACCTCCCGGCCCGCCTCGAACGGTGGCTAGAGGCCGCCCTCGGGGCCGACGAGCCCGGCAGGGACAGGCCCGCAAACGGCGCTCCCTCTTCTCCGGGCGAGGGGCCCGCGGGCGAAACCCCGGACAGCGGCGACAAAGACGGCGCCGAGGAGTCCGGTGCCCCGGGTGCCCACTGCGAATCCGGAGACGCCGGGGCGTTGAAGAACGGAGCGCCGCCGGAGCAGGGCTGCAACGGGGAGCCGGAGAGCGCCGGCGGGACCTCCGGCGACACGGAAGAGGACTCCAGCCCCCGGGACGACGAGCCGGACTCCGCCGCAGAGGGGCAGTACCGCTCAGCAGACGACGAGCAGTACGGCGACGAGAAGCCCGATAACCCCGGAGCTGCTCCGGACGAGTCCGGCTCCAACGGCTCGCCGTAG
- the groL gene encoding chaperonin GroEL (60 kDa chaperone family; promotes refolding of misfolded polypeptides especially under stressful conditions; forms two stacked rings of heptamers to form a barrel-shaped 14mer; ends can be capped by GroES; misfolded proteins enter the barrel where they are refolded when GroES binds), producing the protein MAHKELKFDAEARKALEAGVNKLADAVKVTLGPKGQYVVLDKKFGSPTITNDGVTIAREIELEDIFENQAAQLVKEVATKTNDVAGDGTTTATVLAQVIVREGLKNVAAGANPVIIRSGIDKAVQTAVEAIQSQAQDISGKDEISRVGSISARSKEVGDVIAEAIDKVGKDGVVNVEEGQTLGMDLEFTEGMQFDKGYLSPYFVTDQDRMEASVDDPYILIANQKIGNVQDLLPLLNQVMQQGNKPLVIVAEDVEGEALATLIVNKLRGTFNAVAVKAPGFGDRRKRMMEDIAILTGGEVITEELGLKLENTQLSQLGQARRVVITKDNTVIVDGAGDLDAIKGRINQIRSELENTDSEFDREKLQERLAKLAGGVAVIKVGAATETELKEKKHRVEDALSATRAALEEGIVTGGGVALLNAQEAVTKLVEKLDGDERTGARIIERALEEPIRQIAYNAGADGSIVVDKVRNSKASEGFNALTGEYEDLIKAGVIDPAMVTRSALQNAASIGSLIVTTEVVVAEPEEDMPAMPGGGMGGMM; encoded by the coding sequence GTGGCGCACAAAGAGCTGAAGTTTGATGCGGAAGCTCGCAAGGCCCTAGAGGCGGGGGTAAACAAGCTCGCCGACGCGGTTAAGGTAACGCTCGGGCCGAAGGGGCAGTACGTTGTGCTGGACAAGAAGTTCGGTTCGCCGACGATCACCAACGACGGGGTTACGATCGCGCGGGAGATCGAGCTAGAGGACATCTTTGAGAACCAGGCCGCGCAGCTCGTCAAGGAGGTCGCGACCAAGACCAACGACGTCGCGGGCGACGGGACGACGACGGCTACGGTTCTTGCGCAGGTCATTGTCCGCGAGGGTCTCAAGAACGTTGCGGCGGGGGCGAACCCGGTCATTATCCGCAGCGGCATCGACAAGGCCGTTCAGACGGCGGTCGAGGCCATTCAGTCCCAGGCGCAGGACATCTCCGGGAAGGACGAGATCAGCCGCGTCGGCAGCATCTCGGCCCGCTCGAAGGAGGTTGGGGACGTTATAGCCGAGGCCATCGACAAGGTCGGCAAGGACGGCGTCGTGAACGTCGAGGAGGGCCAGACGCTCGGCATGGACCTTGAGTTCACCGAGGGCATGCAGTTCGACAAGGGCTACCTCTCGCCGTACTTCGTCACCGATCAGGACCGCATGGAGGCGTCGGTCGACGACCCGTACATCCTTATCGCCAACCAGAAGATCGGCAACGTCCAGGACCTTCTGCCGCTGCTCAACCAGGTGATGCAGCAGGGCAACAAGCCGCTCGTTATCGTGGCGGAGGACGTCGAGGGCGAGGCGCTCGCCACGCTTATCGTCAACAAGCTGCGCGGCACGTTCAACGCCGTCGCGGTGAAGGCTCCGGGCTTCGGTGACCGTCGCAAGCGGATGATGGAGGACATCGCCATCCTCACGGGCGGCGAGGTCATCACCGAGGAGCTCGGTCTCAAGCTCGAGAACACGCAGCTCTCGCAGCTCGGTCAGGCTCGTCGGGTCGTCATCACGAAGGACAACACCGTTATCGTTGACGGCGCGGGGGATCTCGACGCGATCAAGGGCCGCATCAACCAGATCCGCAGCGAGCTCGAGAACACCGACTCCGAGTTCGACCGTGAGAAGCTCCAGGAGCGGCTCGCCAAGCTCGCGGGCGGCGTCGCCGTCATCAAGGTCGGCGCGGCGACCGAGACGGAGCTCAAGGAGAAGAAGCACCGCGTCGAGGACGCTCTCTCCGCCACGCGCGCCGCGCTTGAGGAGGGCATCGTCACGGGCGGCGGGGTCGCGCTCCTGAACGCCCAGGAGGCCGTCACCAAGCTCGTCGAGAAGCTCGACGGCGACGAGCGGACCGGCGCGAGGATCATCGAGCGCGCGCTTGAGGAGCCGATCCGTCAGATCGCCTACAACGCCGGGGCCGACGGCTCCATCGTTGTGGACAAGGTCCGCAACTCCAAGGCTTCGGAGGGCTTCAACGCGCTCACGGGCGAGTACGAGGACCTGATCAAGGCCGGAGTCATCGACCCGGCGATGGTCACCCGTTCCGCGCTTCAGAACGCGGCCTCCATCGGTAGCCTCATCGTTACCACCGAGGTCGTTGTCGCCGAGCCGGAGGAGGACATGCCCGCGATGCCCGGTGGCGGCATGGGCGGCATGATGTAA